A window from Pseudomonas moraviensis encodes these proteins:
- a CDS encoding helix-turn-helix domain-containing protein: MDIQIIARDGEPEYAVLPWAQYQALLKAAGINATPAQQPAVPLATSPEPILPGLDQLRSLREGKGIAIEALARTVGISPSYLAMIESGERQPDAAIRRSLAWELTVPGWRDES, from the coding sequence ATGGATATTCAGATAATTGCACGCGATGGCGAACCCGAATACGCGGTTCTGCCGTGGGCTCAATATCAGGCTCTACTGAAAGCAGCAGGGATCAACGCAACACCGGCGCAGCAGCCCGCAGTGCCGCTCGCCACTTCACCAGAGCCGATTCTTCCGGGTCTGGATCAACTACGCAGTTTGCGCGAAGGGAAGGGCATCGCCATCGAGGCGCTGGCCCGCACGGTAGGCATCAGCCCGTCTTATCTGGCCATGATCGAAAGTGGTGAGCGTCAACCCGACGCCGCGATTCGCCGCAGCCTGGCCTGGGAACTGACGGTGCCAGGTTGGAGGGATGAATCGTGA
- a CDS encoding YkvA family protein, whose amino-acid sequence MKAPWNFARFLPLAGRLLARGRLPTLLFAVASKGAAQGNRLGKLKDDLRLLQSLCLAYWRGEYRAISAKSLISVVAGLMYFLSPVDAIPDFIPMFGMLDDIAVLAWLMKTLDDELNAFRLWRRRQQPEKLAVVERLPDTPEQLQLQGPKKP is encoded by the coding sequence ATGAAAGCTCCATGGAATTTTGCTCGATTCCTGCCGTTGGCCGGTCGCCTGCTGGCCCGTGGACGTCTGCCAACCCTATTGTTCGCCGTGGCCAGCAAGGGTGCCGCGCAAGGCAATCGTCTCGGCAAACTCAAGGATGATCTGCGCTTGCTGCAGTCGCTGTGCCTGGCCTATTGGAGGGGTGAATACCGGGCGATCAGTGCCAAGTCGCTGATCTCGGTGGTCGCGGGCTTGATGTATTTTCTCAGCCCTGTCGATGCGATTCCGGATTTCATTCCCATGTTCGGCATGCTCGATGACATTGCCGTTCTCGCCTGGCTGATGAAAACCCTCGATGACGAGCTCAATGCCTTCCGCCTGTGGCGCAGGCGCCAGCAACCGGAGAAGCTGGCGGTGGTCGAACGCCTGCCCGACACCCCTGAGCAATTGCAACTGCAAGGCCCGAAAAAGCCCTGA